Sequence from the Helianthus annuus cultivar XRQ/B chromosome 13, HanXRQr2.0-SUNRISE, whole genome shotgun sequence genome:
atcccctgtggaatatatttcgacgattgtgatacttggatattacattcaatagttgaaatatatttatctttatgcttccgctgtgcatttatatattgtgtggtttgactatattgttgccaactacgtcacggtaatcccccaccgggcccaccggtgatacacgtggaaatcggggtgtgacacaaaagaaatatgttatttctaaaacgcaatagctaaaaaacacaaagaaatttcTTTTTTTGTAAAACGCAGCAGAcgaaaaacacaaagaaatatttttttttctaaaacgcaatggcctagaaaaataaagaaatggccagaaaacacaaagaaatgttttcttttctaaaacacaatggccaaaaaacacaaaaaaatgtctttttttctaaaacgcaattgactaaaaccacaaagaaatgtcttttttttttttttttttttttctaaaacgcaatggaataaaaacaagaaaaaaagtcTAATTTAAACGTAATGGACTAAAAATACAAAGAAAtgtgttttttttctaaaacgtaatgtaataaaaacataaaagaagTGTTTAATCTAAAAAACAATTGACTagaaacacaaagaaatgtgtttttttctaaaacacaatccactaaaaacacaaaagaatgtgtttattataaaacgcaattgactaaaaacatataaaaatgcgttttacctaaaatgcaatagactaaaaacacacaaaatgcgttttacctaaaacgcaattgactaaaaacacaaaaaaatgtctttttcctaaaacgcaatggactaaaaacataataaaatgtgttgtttctaaaacgcaatggattgaaaatacaaaaaaaggTTTTTTTCATTCCTTTGTAAAACGTaatgactcaattcaaaaacccagatcgtaaaaatgcaattcaaaattttcttacatagatcgaagccgatttcttcaacgattgacgaaatttgaatgcaAGAAAACACTTATTTGAATGAGATGTTGTATAAAATTAAATTTGGTTTCTttaaaaaagttgaagaacacgttgattgggtgtttgaatcattgattggtaaCGAAAAttgcactataatgtagtgattattgagatggaaattgaagaaaaggttgaagattgTGAGTTTTGAAAATGATGAGTTTTGAAGTTACTAGAAAAGAAGAATGGATAAGATTTgataaaattgactaaaataccttcccttttatttttaaaactttgCCACATTTCATAACCCTATTGCTTTTTATCATATCCTTTCTAACCAAACTATACTTCCTATTCGATCTCCTCTCAGGATAGTAAATCTCAAATATAAAGATTccctaaaattttgaaaaatgatacATATAATGGTGGAGTTTGTTccggtacaaaccatatttatcctacaaactgtaagaacagatcctagcacttaaaaaaagttaaattagcacatactaaaacaatacatacataaaagtaacacttatgaattatattagcacatgaaaattaatcaagataattgattttagtaCATATGTGAAATGATATCAGCacattaaaaacaaaagaaagatccaaataaagaattaattgcttGTTAGTATAATTATAAAGAATTCAAGATAATTGATAGTATTTAGGTTATCATTTTACCATTTCTCTATAATTTGTTGGATGGCACATGtcactttttaaatggttcttacagtTTATAATTTGTGTAAGAAATAtggtttgtatttgattctaCTCCATATAGTGGTATCTTCTTCTTTCTATTTTCCCTCAATTTTAAGTATGTTATGGGCTACTATGGGGATCGATCCAGGGATGCTCTTATAACCGGACCAATCTCACATTTAAACCCATCTATATTCCTACGTCACCGTTTTGCTTCGAATCTTCATTACcatgtttttttttgtaaaaccctAAAGTTATCCCCAAATCAAAATCGAACCGAAAATGTCGGACAACATTCCTTTCGAACTCCAAgtggaaatcatcaaaagggtTCCTGTCAGATCTTTGCTTCAATTCAGATCCGTTTCAAAGCAATGGAAGTCTCTGATCGATAGCTCTGAATTCATTACTCATCACACCCTCAACCCGACTCAACCACAACATCTACCGGTAAGCTACATTGGACTTTCCGAGATAAAATATGTTtcaattgttgatgatgatagtTTTCCCCGACACAAGTTTTCTCCCACTGTTTCTCCGACTGCTAAGCTACTTACCCATCCTCGAATGATAGCTTCCTCTCACGGATTGGTGTGCTTGTGTGGATTTGCTTATGAGCTCAACAAGAATCTTATTATTCTTTGGAACCCATCAATTAGGAAATCTGTTGAAATTGAGCTGCCGAATAAATTGAATGCTCTTGGTTTTGGGGTTTGTCCTAAAACTATGGACCCTAAGATTGTCAGGATAACGCGTAGAACTAACGCGCAGGTTTATACATTAAGCTCTGGGGCTTGGAGACGCGTATCAATGAATCTGTGTGTGCCCCCGGGATTTACGTTTTGTTCTTATCAGGTATAATAGATGGGATTATTTATTGGATTACCTGGAATACGAGTGTCATGTGATAAGCTAATTTCATTTGATTTGACAAATGAAGAATTTGGAGTGATAGAGCTTCAAGATAGTTTAAATGACCCTAGACATCTATGCATCTCTAAGCGTAAGGAGTCCCTTGTAGTGCTTAATTACGATAAACAGGCCTTGGTTTGCGATGTATGGATGATGAGCACAAAAGATGATCGAAAATCATTGCTTACAAAATTATTCACGGTGAGTTTTAAGGCGTTAGATGGTTTACTAAGCCATAGAATTATGGAATTTAGGAAGAATGGTCAACCGATAATTGAATATCGATGTGGTTGTGGTGGTTTTCTAGTAACAACACTTGAAGTTTATGAACCCAGCACGGAACATAGCAATGATATTGGGACGGATTCATGCTTCATGATAAATAATCAGGGGCGTAACAAGTATATAAGCAGCCATAGCATGGGCTAAGGCTCAACCCCGTATTCACAGTgttatttttttcgtttttatacaaaggatacccctaAAAAATACGAGGATACCCCTAAAAATACGAGGATACCCCTAACCATACAAAAAAATCACAGTGTAATTGTGTAAATCCAATTCATTTTACAAGCCCaaacatagttgttaatagcCTATTAAGCTAGCCCATTAGACCACCCATAGTGGGGTTATTTTTGGCctttttttcccaaaaaaaaaacgccccccaCACCCCCAAACCACTGCCCAAGTTTTTTTCCGGAAAAAATCCAAGAAACGTCCTTTTTTCCATGCCCCCACTCTTTTCTTTGGCCAATGACAACTTTTCTTCTTTTTGTTTGGCCAATACCTTTTTTtaatggatttttttttatttaattctcttATACCCCTTTTTAACATAATGGCTCacaatgcccacatccccaccacacccattttagaaaaacgccccataatgccccattgctgaatGGACTgacacatggcgcaaaacgcccaatAGTGAGGGCATTATTTGTGtcttccactacacatggtcttagccTAAGacctaaaataataataaaacagaCCCATTTGTATGTTGAGTATGACCCATTTTTTTGGGATATCCCTGATTTAATGGGTTAGTTCCACCACTCTAAATAATGATTCGCTCTTTATAACAACCTCATACACAGGGTCACCACTTCTGCTTAATCATCCTGGTGCCATCATTCATTGATGACGACCGTGTGATACGTGCCAACATACCTTGTTGCCATCATCTACATGGGTAGTAGTGGTAGAGTTAATTAGGaggttttattttcattttagtAGGCATCCAGTTTCTCCATATTATTAGTGGTAGGTGTTTCCATGTTGTTTGTTATTTAAACTCAAAGTTTGAAGGAATGTtctatagttcaatacaaaaagtattggcgagtatacaagttttgagtACTAGCATATAATAATAAGAGTTTGAACAATCCACATAGCAAActtagttatcaagattaacgtataaaGTGGCATGTGAATAAACAAGTCAACCCAAAGATTATGCAAGTATGAAAGAatgacttaacatgacctcacgAACACGGGTGATGccttactcctatagcgctatacatgttaagggtagGCTCGCACGAAGTtgatgacaagtttatcacaaaaaGAATAACTCCAAAATAACGAATGAAGTATAACGTATTAgcatgcatgtattggattgtttgtctGATTTCATAAAAGTATGTCTGTTGAGTGTGTTTTATATAAGTAAACATGTTGCACCTAAAAGTGTAAAAACGGTAAAAAGGgcgtcgagtatactcacaagttTGCAAAAGCTTTCCGATTATTCGtgtattgacgagttgatgagaaTATGAGAATGAAGGTGTTCGGGTGTTTGGAGTTTATGGAATATTTGGATTTGGAATTAAGTATAAAAGTCTATGTATACAAAAGTATATATCTCGTCTAGACACTCGTTTGGACACTAAGTTTTAAAGTGTTTTCATGGATCCTAACGTGCCCATTAGAATCACAAACGAGGAATAAAGAACAAAGATAATTTAACTTAAATTCGCGATGTATAATCATGATCCGATTAACATCAAGAATTCGgttatgtttatatttatatgttataTAGTATATCTAATATTAAGTCCGTCATCTACTATCATAGAGTTCATGGAAGTCAAGCATGGAGAGATGAACACCTTATTGTATGATTCACCAATGCACAAATCACAACAAGGATGATTAGGATGGCCATGAATGAAAGAAAATACTAATTACCATACCAAGTAGCCAAGTAAGCTTTAACCCGGGTGAGCCGAGAGTTAACTAAGTGTCGGAGGCTAGACGGGGTTAAGTTACTTTAAGTATAGCAAACTACTTGGGATAGCAAGGTAAAACCTCAAGTGAGGCGGTGGAATGAGGTTAGGATAGCCGAGGCTTCCAAGTATTCACACCTTGTACCATAACACAAGTCTTGCCATAAGCACTATGGTTGCCTTGGTTGGTTTCAACACTTGTGGGGTGTCtaaactgtgacaactgtgctctttaatcgatgaacaatgcaaaacaatattaattattaataaaacaatgtgttttggtgttattatgtgtgtttttgtgtttgatgattttacaatttgattcgattcgatttcaagctctaaatcgctttctagaaaggtatacgcaaactggtgcgtaaatgcAATCAGTTAAACACGAAAAACACTCCAGGGTAGTGAAATAGGCTTGAcacaccttaaataaccttcacataacttagaaataagttttggatggtttggtgtatcgaaaacaagtttattcgatcgcagggactatttgcgtcaaattGAGAAACTAtcccgattcgtaaggtaacgtacagtccagaacttgatcataagctaaacataccataaataacctaaacatagcttagaaataagctttggatggttcggtgtgcgaaaatatgcttatttgatcttacagggactaaaagtgtcaaaaacggcgtaagtttgcattttctcgcatatcttacgttctggccacatctggacacCCAAAATTTTTGGACACACTAAAATATCTTTaa
This genomic interval carries:
- the LOC110901370 gene encoding putative F-box protein At1g47790 gives rise to the protein MSDNIPFELQVEIIKRVPVRSLLQFRSVSKQWKSLIDSSEFITHHTLNPTQPQHLPVSYIGLSEIKYVSIVDDDSFPRHKFSPTVSPTAKLLTHPRMIASSHGLVCLCGFAYELNKNLIILWNPSIRKSVEIELPNKLNALGFGVCPKTMDPKIVRITRRTNAQVYTLSSGAWRRVSMNLCVPPGFTFCSYQV